From Armatimonadota bacterium, a single genomic window includes:
- a CDS encoding ABC transporter permease, with the protein MEEWVLNTIIRGLALGTPLLWAALGEVYAERSGVVNLGVEGMMILGAFSAFALAQTTGSPLVGLLLAAGAGAAAALVHAFVTITLRANQYVSGLALTMLGLGLSALLGRRWEGLPLLETLPEVSAFTYLSLLLALALWFVLYHTRWGMIIRSTGEAPAAVDTLGINVALVRYLTVVFGGALAGVGGGFLSVAYRPSWTEGMTNGLGWIAIAIAIFASWDPLRAVVGAFLFGALFHLSFRLQTWVAPEPLQMMPFAFTIVVLAAAARRGGRAQGAPEALGVPYVRGER; encoded by the coding sequence ATGGAGGAGTGGGTCCTCAACACCATCATCCGGGGGCTGGCCCTGGGCACGCCGTTGCTGTGGGCGGCGCTGGGCGAGGTCTATGCCGAGCGCTCCGGGGTGGTCAACCTGGGCGTGGAGGGCATGATGATCCTGGGCGCGTTCTCCGCCTTCGCCCTGGCGCAGACCACCGGGAGCCCGCTAGTGGGATTGCTGCTTGCCGCCGGAGCCGGCGCAGCCGCGGCTCTGGTGCACGCCTTCGTCACCATTACCCTTCGGGCCAACCAGTACGTCTCCGGGCTGGCTCTGACCATGCTGGGCCTGGGGCTGTCCGCGTTGCTGGGGCGGCGCTGGGAGGGACTCCCGCTGCTGGAGACCCTGCCCGAGGTCTCAGCCTTCACCTACCTCAGCCTGCTGCTGGCGCTGGCGCTGTGGTTCGTCCTTTACCACACCCGCTGGGGCATGATCATCCGCTCCACAGGCGAGGCCCCGGCTGCTGTGGACACCCTGGGCATCAATGTGGCCCTGGTTCGTTACCTGACCGTCGTCTTCGGGGGCGCACTGGCCGGGGTGGGCGGAGGGTTTCTCTCTGTGGCCTACCGCCCCTCCTGGACGGAGGGCATGACCAACGGCCTGGGGTGGATCGCCATCGCCATCGCCATCTTCGCCTCCTGGGACCCGCTGCGGGCGGTGGTCGGCGCGTTCCTCTTCGGTGCGCTTTTCCATCTCTCTTTCCGCCTGCAGACCTGGGTGGCACCGGAGCCGCTGCAGATGATGCCGTTCGCCTTTACCATAGTGGTGTTGGCCGCCGCGGCCCGCCGCGGCGGGCGGGCGCAGGGCGCCCCCGAGGCGCTGGGCGTGCCCTACGTGCGGGGGGAGCGGTAG